AGGAAAAATCCTATTCATTGCCGTCACTAAGTAATTGAACCTTTAAATTTAACTAAAACATTCCCTTTGCTTAAGAACATTGTTAAATGTCAACAATGAGTTCCTTCTCAAAATTAGATAAAAAGGATGAGAAAATAACTTGTATTATTGAGCATCATCACAAATAATACAAGTGTAAACGGGGCGAGGCAAAGCGGGTCAAGACTTCCCCATTATAATTTTTATTCACCGCGCCCTCTTCCTTCTAAGAATTTTTCTTACTATTTGAATTGTCATTTGTCATGGTCTTTCATTGTTTTGGTTATTATTTCTCAGGCGGAGCATCAGATAGTTCGGATTGGATTATGAATATTCAATTTgaaaatttcattttttaatttaagaaatTATAATTCAATCAAATTAAGTTCGGATTTGATCGACTTGTTTTAATTAAGTTCATTTTTTATTTAACTAATTTGATTATTTCGAATTATCGGTTTTAAGCCTATAAGTTGAGCTTTTTCCTCTTAGAAAAACGAACAAATCAAGTAAGGTAGTAATGTCAAGTTACCATAATAACTTCCTATTCACCACAATCATCCAAATAAAGTATTGTATGTCAAAATTATCCAGCAAAGGGTTTGCTTAATGCTTATAAGTACTTGGCGTACTATGCTCATTTACGCAACGCAACCTGCATTATCATGTAAATTTCCGGCAAGAAGCATTAAGTGGGCTAATAAGGTATATTGATTTATTTAATAGTACTATTTTGGAATATTGCATATTTAAATGCGTAATTGATAGAGCTAAATAGTAGTATAAGAAATCAAAATCGAATATTCAAACATTTGAAGTCCCAAATCCATGATCCAAATCATTTTTCGAAAATACAAATGAAAAGTTCGACAAATTCAAATTTCGATAGAGATCTGTATGATATCAAATAGAAAAAGATTCTTTTGTTTTCTCTTCGAGGAAAAAGATATGATTCTTGAGTAATAGATAGATGATCAGAAGCTGATTGATGATCAGTCGTATAACACAATCAATAATAACACCATCTGAGctgtcatttttcctaaaaagaaaaaaacatgaaTACAAAATTATATACTCAGAGTCTCAGACTACAAAAACAGCAAAATGCATGTGGGATGCCGTGGCAAAAATACTTACTGCCCTTTTTGGCATCTGCAGCAGCAGCATCGGAAAATAATGACACCATGAACAGAAAAAACCAGCAAAATAACACtatcatattcatataatttATCTTCATCTTTACATTGTAAAAgcacgctatgatatgataaatatttattttccAATCTTTTTGGTGTTCAAATGTGAAGTGGGATTTCTTAAATTCTTCAATCACAATTCACTATTTGAAAACAATTATGTAACTTGATAGCGTAAGTACTTATATAACTGCTTGAGGGACTGAGccaaaatttgaagtttatgagtttcTGAACTTGTCACTgaattcaaaatatatatatatatatatatatataatgaattaTTTTTATACAAATACAATTCCTTCTGGAATTTATTTTTCTAACAAGATTATGTAACTTGATAGTGTAACTTGTAACATTATTTTCTGAAAATGCTATTAAAATTAATCCACGCTTCTGACccaaaaaaatatacttaaaaaaaaaaaaaaatctcgctATCCATTTCAAATATTTGTATCATCTTCTTCTCGCATTAGTATCTCTAAGGCATAATTTCAAAGTCCAACTAGAACATTAATTTAAAGATTAACCACTCTACGAGTCTACATCATTCGATACACTGAAGATTTAATTAGTGGTCTCACAATTTAAACTATTCTTGGCTTCTTGCTCTTTTCATTTCTTAAGAAATCAACAAATAATGGTTTACTTGTAATTAGTGATGTACACGCGATTTTGTACAATAATATCAATCTATCATTCTAGTAATTTCGTCCCATTTACAGACCAATTTTTAACTTTCAAGTATCTCTATGACACTGTAAAATTAATTGTCAATAAACTGGTAAGAAATGCATAATAATTACGGAGTATGATGTTTCGCAATTGTCAAAGTGACCTGTATTTGTTTTTTTCCCAAACATAACATTACAATTAAAGTAAGCAGCCATTTCTCCCTAGAGAGACTATAACGATGGATTTGTATAGTCAAGTCCTCGGTGGATAATTCTTTCTCGAAAAAGCGCTCATGATGAAATTTAAGAGCTATCAAAAAGCAGTACGTGTtaatttgaaaggaaaaaaaaactctAAAAGCAGTTTTATTGCTTAAAacattaaatattttaaaataaatttaattTGTCAAAACAACTACAGTAACATTTAAAACTAATGATCCAAATAAACGAATTCTATATTTATACACGTGGTTTCCCTAGGGCCTACATCTAGCTCATATAATACCCACTCCTCCAACACACATTACAATTACTAAACCACCAAATGGAGGGGAAAAACAAAAGAGATGTTCTAGTCTAATAAGAGTTGTTTGTTTAGCTAAACTTTAAAATCTGCTTATTTGAAAAAATATTCTTTATAAAAAATGACTTTCAAAAAGGTGATTTGGGAGagtaataatttctttttggctaATCAATTTTAAAAAGCACTTTTTGTGAATATTAAAGCAACAATTTGTGTTTGCTAATGTTCAAAGTGTTTCTAAGAAATGAAAAGGTTATTTTTCATATTCTGTTGCTGCTCAAAAtcactatttttttttctaaaggcTTTGATCAAATACCTCAACTCTCTACAAGAAGCACTTAAGTACATTTTTAGCTTCCCAAATATTTGGCTAACCGACCTATAAATGTCAAATAAAGTAATTTCATGGTGAAAGTCATTTTAAACAACCAACTTCAAGCATCAACTCaaagcaaaaaaacaaaaagaagaagtcCTCCAAGAATAGCTTGTTATTTTAGCGACTTTGTTGCTTGCTATCATATTCTTTCCTTATACTATGTCTTTTCAATTAATTTTCGAGGGCAagctaaaaaaaatcaaatttaaagaagtatataatatatataaaaaaggccTCCTAGAATGGCTTGTTATTATACCAACTTTCTTTTGGTTGCTATCATGTTCTTTCTTTATGTGTCTTTACCATTAATTTTCGAcggtaaaataaataaatttatttcacgaagtttatatatatatttaaactaCTGAGAGCGACTCTAAAATAATTCCTATGATACAGCAAAGATTGTTGTTTTTATGTAGCAAGTCGATTATTGTCAGGTGACCAGTATTTGTTATCTTATTGTTTTAcaaaatctcaaaaaaaaaaaaaaaaaaaaaaaaggtaacgaGACACCTCCACACAAAGACTCTAACGGAGAGTCGCGTAATCAAGTATCAATTGATATTTCTTTCTCAAAAAGGCTAATTATGAAATTTAAGACATAAACAGCAGTAATTGTCTAGATTAAAAAAAAGAATTTCCTCATTGTATTTGTATATTTATAATAACCACGTGAACCCTGCCAAATCCTGCCCCTAACCCAACCTCAACGAAGTATCGTATACTCTATGAAAATATAGAATTATTTATATGGATCATCATTCAATTCACTTCAATTGATCAAAAACTTATTTGAATTATGTTTTTTGCAATGAAAAAAGTCATCcaattttatttaaatattacaaaaaaaatcattaaatTAATTTTTGTAAGGAAAAAGTACTTACCTTTTCTTAAACCTAATAAAAAGTCATTAGGGGAAATGAAGGAGAATTGGTGTTGCACATGATACTtcatttgtcccaatttatgtgaaggtgttcgAAATATTGCACAAAACAATTAATTTTGACTATGAATTCAGGTATAGATTCttcatttattttaaaataaaatttacatatctGAAAATTGTATAAAAAGTACTACAAACCCACATAGCTAATGACTACTTTTATgaagtttgagaaaattatagtCAAACAAAGAATTGTTTGATTCCCTAActttacataaattgagacggaaataatattttttttatgatattaaaTGAATTGTTAAGTAATTATCTCTGTTACTTAGCCAACACTACTAATTATAAAGATTAAATAATTTAACAACGTGAATCGCGCCCATAACATGCCCCTCATGCCACCTCCAGCCCATCGGGTACTGTATCAAAGGTTTTTTAATATATCCATTCCTTGTCATTTTTTATAAATAAGAACGTTGTGTAGATTAGTTCTCCCAAATTCAGCACACATTACAATTTTCAAAATCTTTAAAGGAGTAACAAAAAATGTCTTCATTTTCCACATCTTCAATCGATGAGTCTTCTAATTCCAAACTTCCAGTTCGAGAAATTCCAGGTGACTATGGTTCCCCATTCTTTGGAGCCATGAAAGATAGATACGAGTATTACTACAACCTTGGCCAAGACGAATTCTTTCGTACAAAATCGCAAAAATATAATTCTACTGTATTCAGAACCAACATGCCACCAGGTTCATTTATTTCTAAAGACCCCAAAGTCATCGTTCTCCTCGATGCTATAAGTTTTCCTCTTCTTTTCGACAACTCAAAAGTTGAAAAAAAGAACGTTCTTGATGGCACTTTCATGCCATCAACTGATTTCTTCGGTGGATATCGTCCTTGTGCTTTTCTTGATTCTTCAGAACCAAAACATGCTACACTTAAAGGGGTCTATTTATCTTTAATCTACAAATTTCATAATCAATTTATTCCTTTATTTAAAACTTCCGTTTCTGCCATGTTTCAAAATCTTGAAAATGAAATGTCCAAAAATGGGAAAGCGAATTTCAACAACATTAGCGACGCAATGTCATTCGACTTTGTTTTTCGTTTGTTGTGTGACAACACAAGTCCCCATGACACAAATCTTGGCTCTAATGGAGCAAAATCTTTTGATTTATGGATTTTGCCTCAACTAGCTCCATTGGTTACTCTTGGTCTAAAATTTGTACCCAACTTTCTGGAAGATTTAATCTTACATACTTTCCAATTGCCGTTTTTTCTGGTGAGATCGCATTACCAGAAGCTTTATGATGCTTTTAGTGAGCATGCTGGAAGTATACTGAATGAAGTTGAGAAGAGTGGGATCAAAAGAGATGAAGCTTGCCACAACTTAGTTTTTCTTGCAGGTATGTTAAATTTGGGCAAGTCAAAATGGTTAAAAAATAGGAAATGTAATAATTAAACTCACTCAAAGCTTGATCCGATCAAAATGGATTAGGTTAAATGAGTCAAACATCGAGTCATAACCCAAGTCGTTCAGCGTGACCCAACCTTCCCTTTACTTTTTTATAACGAAGAATaactctaatttttattttttataaatttttaatTTGGGTATAATCTTAGTCTATGCATTATACACTTTGTCATATACTGAATATGTACTGGGGACGACTACAAACAATTTCGACTAGACATCTAATAAAAATTTGTCCATCAGGATAAAAATGTTAAGATCTCTCTTTTTTAAAGTGTAGTAATATATTTTGCTTAAATTCTTTCTAATTTACATAATTCTCAATATCCAAAATAGTCATTGTATGTTTGAGTTTGAATTGCATTTTGATCAGTTGAGTTACACTATTTTGATATGTTTCTAGCAAAAAAATTAACGGTTCATTTCAAATTCAACTCTCTTGGTCAAATCAACGATTAAATCATGATCCGACTTGTTTAAACTTAGATGAGTTGGACGGATTGATTAATTTTGCCACGTCAACTTGTAGGGTTCAATGCTTATGGTGGGATGAAAGTTTTGTTCCCGTCACTGATCAAGTGGGTCGCAAGTGGAGGAAAGAGCTTACACACTAGGCTAGCAAATGAAATCAGGACGACAATCAAGGAAGAAGGTGGGTCCATCACTCTATCAGCAGTCAACAAGATGCGTTTGACTAAGTCAACAGTGTATGAAGTACTAAGAATTGAACCCCCTGTCCCTTTCCAGTATGGTAAAGCCAAAGAAGATATAATGGTCCAAAGCCATGATTCAACTTTCTTAATCAAGAAAGGTGAAATGATATTTGGGTATCAAACTTTTGCTACAAAGGATCCAAAGATTTTTGAAAAACCTGAAGAATTTATGCCAGAGAGGTTCATGGGTGATGGAGAAAAATTGTTAAGGTATGTTTATTGGTCAAATGCTAGGGAGATTGATCATCCTACAGTGGATAACAAACAATGCGCGGGGAGAGATCTGGTTGTGCTGTTATGCAGGTTAGTTTAATTATATATACTGGCTAAAGAACAAACTTTACACTATTTACTATGTGAGGTAAGTGTCGATATAAAGTACGATTAATTATATGAGAATAGGGTGATAGCTCCATTAAGGGAGTCTGTCAATCAGTCAAGTAgaggagaaaatgaaagaaagaagaGGAGAGGAAACAGTTATAGAGAGAAAAATATTAAATTGCTTTTAAAATATCTCAAATGAACTACTTGCTTTACAGTGAGGTGTACATGACTTTATATTTACTTTTAACCGACTTCGTTAGTTTGACACCTAACTCATTAACTAAATATTCTCAACCATAGTTACTTGCTAACCATCTAGACTGGTCAACATAAGGTAGATTACCTATTATAAAGGGTAAATAGTGTAGAATTTCTTTATGTACTCTCAGTATGTACACATTAAAATATCCGTCACAGACTTCCGAATAAGTTCAAGTTGCATgcagttaaaaaaataaaaataaagaacttATACACCATCTGAGCGAATTTTGATCGATTATAACAAATTATAActcaacttcccaagtcattacCGTAACATACTTGATAAGAAGGTTAcatgttattattttgttatgtaaAGATAACGTAGATTATTGCACTATTGTATAATTCTGGTTTAGAAATAAGGTGGGTCACCTGCTACAACAGGTAAGGTATAAAATTTCTGTACATATACTTTCCCTGCATATAAGTTAAAATTTCCATCACTTTTGAATGAGGATTAAGTTTTATACCGCTTTACTTTACCCATCAACTTAACTTGATGTATTATAACGGATTATCATGCTACTTCTCATGTAATTACCATATATATGATACGTGACACGAAGGTTTACATGTTGTTCTATTGTTACGTGTAAAAGCTAAGATAACGTAAATCTGTACACTATAGGGATTATTAACTTTTATTTATCTCTCATGTGATTTGAATTCTCAACTTATGTATGCAGGTTGTTGGTGGTGGAGTTTTTCATGCGTTACGATACATTTACAGTGGAGACAAGTAAATTCTTGGTGGGATCGTCAGTAACGTTTAAGACAGTAGAAAAAAAAAGAGCGACATGAATTATAGTCTTCAATCTTCATTTAGCTAATTAAGGTCATAATAAATAAGCTCATGGTCAAAAGATTTAGCTATGACTACTGAATGTGGTCACTCTGAACATTGTGGTATTTGTATAATGATAATGAATTGAGTGCCTGAGTAGATATGTTAATAATTAATGATGTACATTATTTGTTACAGTTCATGCATGCATGCCCCGTAAAAGAAGTTTACGCACCTacgagataaaataattgatcAACGCCCTCTGCTTATATGTTCGGTACAACGAACATTTAATCTAATTTGCATTTTCTCTGTGTATGCAAATGAAAAATCATCTATGAGACGCAAAAGTTAATATACTATTTTATATGTTTTGTACAACTTAATATCCTTATCTTCTTTTTGTATAAGAATATTATTCTTTTTACATTTTTTCCCAAATATATTAAGTATTGGATGTTGCTTTACTAGTACTAGAGCTACGTTTTACATCCTAGATGTATAAAGATTGATATCCTTTAGACGTTTCGTTCCTACACTCGATATACCCCAAGCCTCCACAAAcaaaagtaacaacaaaaataAGAACAGAAATCTTGTGCAACTTGAATTTTCCTCGATACTTTTGCATCTTTTGCTAATTTTATTTCTCTTCACGTACCTCCTTCAAGACACATGTGATAGACGTGGATCGTAAAAGATAAGTTTTTATATTCTCTTCGTCCTATATATGGACCATAGCCATAGGCAAATTCAGATTTACACTTTATTGGATAAATATATAAGGTTTTTTAGTATCGAACACACATGTAATTCTTAAATTATGAATTtacatatctatctatctatatgttGCCTGCCGAAAATACTAATTTTAGTCGAACTCATTAATTATAATAAGATGCAAGTAGGACAACTCTTCAATTTTTTTCGTTTAAGATAATATATAGGATGCATTATATTAAAAACCCTAAAATATCCATACATTTGCATTACTCTCTTCAGTTACATTTGCAAAGTAGGGAACCACGTGAATATTGCATTGTCTGCCTAACCACAGACAATTCACTCTAAGCAACTCACCAAATCTCTCAAAACAGGTGAAACACGTGCATTTTTTATTTATTCAGATCTACATGCTTCAATTGCGCTAACATGATGTGCTCGACAATGATAATTAAGGGCATCAATTTTCAAATGCATTATAAAGAATTGTAACAAAATATGACCAAGATCTCTCTACGATACTAATTTGTCAACTTTATTTGTATCGTAGTACCCCAAAGATAAATGTGAAAATAAAATGGCTAATTTGACGGAAAATGATTTTGAATTCATTAATTAAGAGGTTGAGTTCATCGAATTAATTTCAGCTGATAATTAAATTTAGAGATCAAGTTTTATTTACTTGAGATGTAAAATATTTATACAATTAATTTTCTTAAAAGCCAGTTGCAatctatctatatttatatataataaagATAGACATAGACAAGGTAATGTGACACCTTTCTATAGCCaccatttctatttatcttttttctcctttgttTGACTAGTGCATCTTAAAAAAATCATCTCCATAACCCACACTCCTTAATTTTCATAACCTCTACTTTTTAATCGGTACTAATTAATTACATTCATAACTCCCAAGCTTCTTAACCACCAAAATAATTATTGCTCAAGTTTATGGGCACTTTTTTTGTCATCTAACCACTAGAAAATGTCttcgagtccggagccaaaatggcatatttttacagcaattagaccaaaataggctgtctttttttttttatacccaaatgggtatttcgttgatcattcaacgaaataccccagttactgttcatagcagcaacttttttttttttttttttttttttttttttgctatttcgtggattgttccacgaaatagctttttttttaaaaaaaaatttgcatttcgtggaacaatccacgaaatagcttctttttttttttttttttttaatttcgtgaaaaaaaagattttttttttacatatcatgacacaatccacgaaataaatatttttttattttatttcgtgaataaaaaaagaaataggaaattataattttttttttgtttttgcatttcgtgtattaaaaaacgaaataggataaatttttttctaatttcgttcgtataaaaaggaaattggaaaatatatatatatatatatatatatatatattatttcgtgtattaatgaaggaaattgatttgtttttttatttttttttgcatttcgtaatctaatgaacgaaataagtttttttttttttttttgtatttagtgaataaaaaaacgaaataggaaattatatacatatatatatatatattttgcatttcgtgtattaaaaaacgaaataggaaaataattttattttcatttcgtttatataaatatatatatatatatatatatatatatatatagatcattcATGTAATgaaatatttcgtggattgttccacgaaatgcaaaataaaaaataaaaaaaaaacatatttcgtggattgttccacgaaatgcaaaaaaaaaaaaaaaacagttttatttatattaacgaaactgttttattttttaatttaaaactgttttttttttattttttattttgcatttcgtggaacaatccacgaaatataaaaagaaaatagtttttttatatatttttgaaattgatcttatatatatatatatatatatatatatatatattccaaattgattaaaagccattttttatttttttttaaatatatttttcaaaaacttagtgtttaactgtaaggttattttagtcaactttatatatcgagaaaattagtcagctttattttcaaaaattgaaaccgcagaagtgaaattgacattcacagatacattatccctggatttttacgttgaaatctattgcgtatcatcatcttataagtaaataaaactgaaaatttcatgccaatttggggaaaaattgaaattgaatgtgataaaaggcgtttttttaaaaatcagctcggccaaaccgccttacgGCCGTTTGTGtgcatagatctcggaaaaatacccaaaatcaaaaaaaaaatcgcgtaaatcggacgtccgagcacaaagttatgaccatctaaagtttgacgactttacaactagtttttctccctatattttttagaattatatttatatttaaaataaagttatgtcttgactttacaactattttttttttcgtttattaaaaaacgaaataagatttttttttatttcgtgaatatataaatgtttttataaatgaaacacaaaaatatatatatatattcatcctatttcattggtacatgaatgaaatatatatatatatatatatatattcctattttttattttcctatttcgttttttaatacacgaaatgcaaaaacaaaaaaaaaattataatttcctatttctttttttattcacgaaatataataaaaaaaacatctatttcgtggattgtgtcatgatatgtaaaaaacaaaatcatttttttcacgaaattaaaaaaaaaaaaaaaaaaagctatttcgtggattgttccacgaaatgcaaaaaaaattttaaaaaaaagctatttcgtggaacaatccacgaaatagcaaaaaaaaaaaaaaaaaaaaaaaaaaaagagttgctgctatgaacagtaactggggtatttcgttgaatgatcaacgaaatacccatttgggtataaaaaaaaaaagacagcctattttggtctaattgctgtaaaaatatgccattttggctccggactcaaaTGTCTTCTGACCTCCTTTGGATTGTTCAGTTCATATTcttatcttctttttttatttgttttttaaagaatctatatataatataaagctaggcataagaGAGGTGATGTGGCACCCTAGATGATCAAGAAagccatttatcttttttctcattttttggcCTTTTATCTTCATTTTTCCTATTAAACAATTGCCTCTTCCTAAAGAAAAAATGTAATGGTTATAACGGCTGTAACAATTTTATACAAATGGGTGTAACTCTTCCTTTCATTAGCTCATATCATAAATGAACGCAATAAAGAACCAGACCACGACAGACTCATTATATCTTTCACTATATACGATAATGAGTCTTAAATAATGAAGAGGAAGAGATTCAATTTAATTGGATATAAGAAGCAGCTTTAATGACAAAGAAAGGTATAAAATAAAGCTCTTTGTATCATTTTTGCAACCGTTTATGGAAGTAATTATAAAATCATGAGTATTAATTGTATCTAATTTGTTagtatttattttttgttctttacAATTCTCTACTTGATCGTTCAATTTCCATCTAACTATATATAGTGGTCTATGGTTTCATCCCAGCTACAGTGTGGTTAGTTTCCAAATCCTTTTCTTAACATTACTTATTATATGTTGAAATTAGAGTAAAAAACAAATGTTTCAACAAATATTCATTATCCACACTTGTACATAAGCAGACTATATTTGTGTTTGGAggagacttagatgatgatgatattataataATTATCTTTATATTGAATTCCCGAGATAGCTTGGCAAGCTTTTATCTAACAAAATTGATCCGGTATTACTTTGTAGTTCGTACACACCTTTCACTTccaagtcattttttttttttttttttgcttttgtgtgtgtgtgttgtatatGGACAAAGCCAAAAGCCCATGCATCAGAAAATAATAACTATGATTCTTTATCCCATGAGAAAGTTTTGCCAGGTATAGAGTATTCTTGgctatccatcattcatgctgAATTAGAGAAAATTTCTTTTCTGGTTTTTCTTTGTGTGATATATATAGGGTTCTTAAACTAAACGTTCTTGCAAATTTTGTAGTGGTTTAAATTAGGGATTGCTCAATTTCTTGATTTGGTCGACTTTTTTTATACAGGATGATAATTTATATTAATGATTTGTGTTATTGAGTCTTTCTATAGTGATCCATCTCTAATCTCTCCATTCACTTCAAAATGAGAATAATCATGGGAGTGGGGTTTGGAAAATTGCGTGTCACGTGCACTGTGAAAGAAAATAATGGCTCTTTGGACTGCCTATTTAATAATTTCGATTCCTGTGAATATATATAGTACCTCTTTCCAGCGTAAAGATGCTCTATACTATTAAATTGGTTTACCTTTGGTACAATCATAAAATCCAGCGTAACTCTGCCTTCAATTCGCTTGAATTGATGTTAAGACTCCTAACTCTTCTCTGATAAAATTTCATAGTCCTTAATTTTTACTTTGAAGAAAGATGTAAAGCAACAACAAAATAAGGAGAAGGTAACGCCTGTGACATTGGGAGATTATAAGTTGACATTGGGAGATTATAAGTTGAAAGCGGCAGTTACCGCCAACTTTCTAGAACATATATACTACTAATTAATTTCAGTTTTTTCGTACATATAATATTGGAGGAATTCTTTGTAGTGGAAGCAAATCAGATAGATATTCTAAttgtaagtatatgtatgatcCATTTTCCTTAGTTTGCTCTTTGACTTTATATGGAGAAGAAATAAGAGTCTAAATGGTAGCATATTAGCATTACCTTTGGAGAATAGGACATAGATTTTGAGATTTTATATGCAATAAGTTATGATGCGGAAAAGAAGGAACATTTTTTATTTGAGTAGAATTAGGAAAAAAGAATGTTAAGATACGGATATGGGAGAAATACATTGAAAGAAAAAATGTACATCTATATAAAGCTGGTCGTAACCAAAGTGAGGTGACACTTTTACACTGAAAGTATATATtcatattattaatttttttgtaGAATTTCAAATTATATCATCACATAAGAGTATCATTTGTACTTGTGAATTCGCTCGAACATATTAGAAAGGGCCTGACTAAGGATTCTTTTTAAAATAGATGGCCTAAGCACTATTAAGTGCAAATTAGTAACTTTTGCTTTTTCCTCTTTCACTT
The sequence above is a segment of the Lycium barbarum isolate Lr01 chromosome 6, ASM1917538v2, whole genome shotgun sequence genome. Coding sequences within it:
- the LOC132599122 gene encoding allene oxide synthase 3-like; amino-acid sequence: MSSFSTSSIDESSNSKLPVREIPGDYGSPFFGAMKDRYEYYYNLGQDEFFRTKSQKYNSTVFRTNMPPGSFISKDPKVIVLLDAISFPLLFDNSKVEKKNVLDGTFMPSTDFFGGYRPCAFLDSSEPKHATLKGVYLSLIYKFHNQFIPLFKTSVSAMFQNLENEMSKNGKANFNNISDAMSFDFVFRLLCDNTSPHDTNLGSNGAKSFDLWILPQLAPLVTLGLKFVPNFLEDLILHTFQLPFFLVRSHYQKLYDAFSEHAGSILNEVEKSGIKRDEACHNLVFLAGFNAYGGMKVLFPSLIKWVASGGKSLHTRLANEIRTTIKEEGGSITLSAVNKMRLTKSTVYEVLRIEPPVPFQYGKAKEDIMVQSHDSTFLIKKGEMIFGYQTFATKDPKIFEKPEEFMPERFMGDGEKLLRYVYWSNAREIDHPTVDNKQCAGRDLVVLLCRLLVVEFFMRYDTFTVETSKFLVGSSVTFKTVEKKRAT